Proteins from a genomic interval of Desulfuromonas thiophila:
- the gmhB gene encoding D-glycero-beta-D-manno-heptose 1,7-bisphosphate 7-phosphatase: MLKEVFFTAEAVPLRPAVFLDRDGTLNEEVDYLWREEDLRLLPGVPQALAALRQAGFVLVVVTNQSGVARGFFEPADVERLHAAMQRRLQAAGAALDAFYFCPHHPTTGRPPYVQDCACRKGRPGMLLQAAADLHLDLAASYMIGDKEADLQAGVAAGCRPLLVLTGYGAESLRRLRHQGVEPCVFADLAAAAHAILNGGCPPASTAS, translated from the coding sequence GTGTTAAAGGAAGTTTTTTTTACAGCGGAAGCCGTGCCACTGCGGCCGGCGGTTTTTCTTGATCGCGATGGCACCCTCAATGAAGAGGTTGACTATCTGTGGCGCGAGGAGGATCTGCGGCTGCTGCCGGGTGTGCCCCAGGCCTTGGCGGCTTTGCGCCAGGCTGGTTTTGTGCTGGTGGTGGTAACCAATCAGTCGGGTGTGGCGCGGGGTTTTTTTGAGCCGGCGGATGTCGAGCGGCTGCACGCGGCCATGCAGCGGCGTTTGCAGGCTGCCGGTGCGGCGCTGGACGCCTTCTATTTTTGTCCCCATCACCCGACGACAGGGCGGCCGCCCTATGTGCAGGACTGTGCCTGCCGCAAGGGCCGGCCGGGTATGCTGCTGCAGGCGGCGGCGGATCTGCACCTTGATCTGGCCGCGTCCTACATGATTGGCGATAAGGAAGCCGACCTGCAGGCCGGGGTGGCGGCTGGCTGCCGACCGCTGCTGGTGCTGACCGGCTATGGTGCCGAGAGCCTGCGCCGCTTGCGCCACCAGGGTGTTGAACCCTGCGTGTTTGCCGATCTGGCGGCCGCGGCCCATGCCATTCTTAATGGCGGCTGTCCACCGGCCTCGACCGCATCCTGA
- a CDS encoding Maf family protein, whose translation MSRQLILASTSPYRRQLLRQLGLPFTAVAPDFEEVLDQQIAPELLVKHLAAGKARSLAPRFGDALIIGADQVLVDPRGQVLGKPGDLAAARRQLQVMAGKRSCFFTGLALLDSASGALLSEVVRFEVQLRPLTSGQIDAYLQRERPFDCAGSFRIEGLGIALMERLAGEDYSSLIGLPLIALTRLLAACHCDPLQPC comes from the coding sequence ATGAGCCGACAGCTGATTCTGGCCTCCACCAGCCCCTACCGGCGCCAGTTGCTGCGTCAGTTGGGGCTGCCATTTACAGCCGTGGCGCCTGATTTCGAGGAAGTGCTTGACCAGCAGATCGCGCCGGAACTGCTGGTCAAGCATCTGGCCGCCGGCAAGGCCCGCAGCCTGGCGCCGCGTTTTGGCGATGCCCTGATCATCGGTGCCGATCAGGTGCTGGTTGATCCGCGCGGCCAGGTTCTCGGCAAGCCCGGCGATTTGGCCGCAGCGCGTCGCCAGCTGCAGGTCATGGCCGGTAAACGCAGCTGTTTTTTTACTGGTCTGGCCCTGCTTGACAGTGCCAGTGGCGCCCTGCTCAGCGAGGTGGTGCGCTTTGAGGTGCAACTGCGCCCGCTGACCAGTGGCCAGATTGATGCCTATCTGCAGCGTGAGCGGCCCTTCGACTGCGCCGGCTCCTTCCGGATCGAGGGGCTGGGCATTGCCCTGATGGAACGGCTGGCCGGGGAGGACTACAGCAGCCTGATCGGTCTGCCGCTCATTGCCTTGACGCGGTTGCTGGCTGCCTGCCACTGCGACCCGCTGCAACCCTGCTGA
- the dnaE gene encoding DNA polymerase III subunit alpha codes for MEHAPFVHLHLHSQYSLLDGAIRIPDLIDHVKAHRMPAVAVTDHGNMFGAVEFYLKATAAGVKPIIGCEVYVAPSSRFDKKNARGSSEASYHLVLLCQNQTGYRNLCQLVSAAYREGFYYRPRIDWELLRQHHQGLIALSACLGGEIPTLLLLDRPDEARQRAQEIATLFDDERFYLELQENNIPEQAKANAGLIELGRELGLPLVATNDCHYLTREDAYAHEVLLCIQTGKTMDDGKRMRFANDGFYVRSPQEMAALFGHVPEALSNTLAIAQRCNLTFDFKTYHFPQYEKPAEQTLDEVLREQAQAGLEERLRVIRQRRPEFSAEQEALYRQRLERELDTIIQMGFPGYFLIVADFINWAKDHGIPVGPGRGSAAGSLVAYAVRITDIDPIPYDLLFERFLNPERISMPDIDVDFCIYGREEVIRYVQNKYGAENVAQIITFGTLGAKGVIKDVGRALNLPYNEVDKISKLVPAVLNISLTDALKQEPRIQELAKNDIRIKELLQIALRLEGLTRHASTHAAGVVVTPKPLTDYLPLYTDPKSGGQVTQYAMSYVEKIGLVKFDFLGLKTLTVIANALRLIRAHKAPQFDLEQLADDDAATYQLLSRGDTTGVFQLESSGMKELLVKLKPSCFEDIIAACALYRPGPLGSGMVDDFILRKHGKKKIVYDFPQLEPILRDTYGVIVYQEQVMLIAQVLANYSLGGADLLRRAMGKKKAEEMDKQKELFLAGARDNKLDEKKAEAVFDLMAKFAAYGFNKSHSAAYALIAYQTAYLKAHYPVEFMAALLTEDMENTDKVIKNIAEVRSMGLQILPPDINASVRSFTVHDEAIRFGLGAVKGVGSAAIDAILQARQAQPFKDLYDFCERADLTKVNKKVIEALICCGAFDNLGGHRAQYLAALEEAMEIGQRLQRERQMGQESLFGLDEMLSGPKGAYAQLPEVEAWPEKERLQHEKQALGFYITGHPLARFAEDIKRLATCDSSGLTELSDKAEVRLCGMVAASKELVTKKGERMAFITLEDLTGSTEVVVFPEAFQAAVDLLAAEEPLMVFGTLDAGEESCKVLASQILPLHEVKQRQTSRVRIRLSTPGLTEDQLQSLKHTLMRYSGDCPVELQMVVPNRSETRIQIAPELSVVASDELSQAVEKLFGYPVVTFE; via the coding sequence ATGGAACACGCCCCCTTTGTTCATCTGCATCTGCACAGCCAGTACAGCCTGCTGGATGGTGCCATCCGCATTCCCGATCTGATCGATCACGTCAAGGCCCACCGCATGCCGGCGGTGGCGGTCACCGATCATGGCAACATGTTCGGTGCTGTTGAGTTTTATCTCAAGGCCACTGCCGCTGGTGTCAAGCCTATCATTGGCTGCGAGGTCTATGTGGCGCCGAGCAGCCGCTTTGATAAAAAGAACGCCCGTGGTTCCTCCGAGGCGTCCTATCATCTGGTGCTGCTGTGCCAGAATCAGACCGGTTATCGCAATCTCTGTCAGCTGGTCAGTGCTGCCTACCGTGAAGGCTTTTACTATCGGCCGCGTATCGACTGGGAGCTGCTGCGCCAGCACCATCAGGGCCTGATTGCCCTGAGTGCCTGCCTGGGGGGCGAAATTCCGACCCTGCTGCTGCTGGATCGGCCTGACGAGGCGCGCCAGCGGGCGCAGGAAATCGCCACGCTGTTCGATGATGAGCGCTTCTATCTGGAGTTGCAGGAAAACAACATCCCCGAACAGGCCAAGGCCAACGCCGGTCTGATTGAGCTGGGCCGCGAGTTGGGCCTGCCACTGGTGGCGACCAACGACTGCCACTATCTGACCCGCGAAGACGCCTATGCCCACGAGGTGCTGCTGTGCATCCAGACCGGCAAGACCATGGATGACGGCAAGCGCATGCGCTTCGCCAATGATGGCTTTTACGTGCGCAGCCCGCAGGAGATGGCGGCGCTGTTCGGTCATGTGCCCGAGGCCCTGAGCAACACCCTGGCCATTGCCCAGCGCTGCAACCTGACCTTCGATTTCAAGACCTATCACTTTCCGCAGTACGAAAAGCCGGCCGAGCAGACCCTCGACGAGGTGCTGCGTGAACAGGCCCAGGCCGGTTTGGAGGAGCGGCTCAGGGTGATCCGTCAACGGCGGCCCGAGTTCAGCGCCGAACAGGAGGCACTGTACCGTCAACGGCTTGAACGCGAACTTGATACCATTATCCAGATGGGCTTCCCCGGTTACTTTCTCATCGTTGCCGACTTTATCAACTGGGCCAAGGATCATGGCATTCCGGTGGGGCCGGGGCGTGGCAGCGCCGCCGGCAGCCTGGTGGCTTACGCCGTGCGCATCACCGACATCGACCCGATTCCCTACGACCTGCTGTTCGAGCGTTTTCTCAATCCGGAGCGGATCTCGATGCCGGATATCGACGTCGATTTCTGCATTTACGGCCGTGAGGAAGTCATCCGCTATGTGCAGAACAAGTATGGCGCAGAAAACGTCGCTCAGATCATCACCTTCGGAACCCTGGGTGCCAAGGGCGTGATCAAGGATGTCGGCCGCGCCCTCAATCTGCCCTACAACGAGGTCGATAAAATCTCCAAGCTGGTGCCGGCGGTGCTCAATATCAGCCTGACCGATGCCCTCAAGCAGGAACCGCGTATTCAGGAGCTGGCCAAGAACGATATCCGCATCAAGGAGCTGTTGCAAATTGCCCTGCGGCTGGAGGGGCTGACCCGCCATGCCTCGACCCATGCCGCCGGCGTGGTGGTGACACCCAAACCCTTGACGGACTATCTGCCGCTGTACACCGATCCGAAGTCGGGCGGGCAGGTAACCCAGTACGCCATGAGTTATGTCGAAAAGATCGGCCTGGTCAAGTTCGACTTTCTCGGCCTGAAAACCCTCACCGTTATCGCCAACGCCCTGCGGCTGATCCGTGCCCACAAGGCTCCCCAGTTTGATCTGGAACAGCTGGCCGATGACGATGCTGCAACCTATCAGCTGCTCAGTCGGGGCGATACCACCGGCGTGTTCCAGCTGGAATCCTCCGGCATGAAGGAGCTGCTGGTCAAACTCAAGCCCAGTTGCTTCGAGGATATCATTGCCGCCTGTGCCCTCTACCGGCCCGGCCCGTTGGGGTCAGGCATGGTGGACGATTTCATCCTGCGCAAGCATGGCAAGAAGAAGATCGTCTACGATTTTCCTCAGTTGGAACCGATCCTGCGCGACACCTATGGCGTCATCGTCTATCAGGAACAGGTCATGCTCATCGCTCAGGTGCTGGCCAATTATTCCCTTGGCGGCGCCGATCTGCTGCGCCGGGCCATGGGCAAGAAAAAAGCCGAGGAGATGGACAAGCAGAAGGAGCTGTTCCTGGCCGGGGCACGCGACAACAAGCTGGATGAAAAGAAGGCCGAGGCGGTGTTCGATCTGATGGCCAAATTTGCCGCTTACGGCTTCAACAAGTCGCATTCGGCGGCCTATGCCCTGATAGCCTATCAGACCGCCTATCTCAAGGCCCACTATCCAGTTGAGTTCATGGCGGCGCTGCTGACCGAGGATATGGAAAATACCGACAAGGTGATCAAGAACATCGCCGAGGTGCGTTCGATGGGGCTGCAGATTCTGCCGCCCGACATCAATGCGTCGGTGCGTTCCTTCACCGTGCATGACGAAGCCATCCGCTTTGGTCTGGGCGCGGTCAAGGGCGTGGGCAGTGCCGCCATTGACGCCATTCTGCAGGCGCGGCAGGCACAGCCGTTTAAGGATCTCTATGACTTCTGTGAGCGGGCCGATCTGACCAAGGTCAACAAAAAGGTGATTGAGGCGTTGATCTGCTGTGGCGCCTTCGACAACCTGGGCGGTCATCGCGCCCAGTACCTGGCGGCGCTGGAAGAGGCGATGGAGATCGGTCAGCGGCTGCAGCGGGAGCGGCAGATGGGCCAGGAATCCCTCTTTGGTCTCGACGAGATGCTCTCCGGTCCGAAGGGGGCCTATGCCCAACTGCCCGAGGTGGAGGCCTGGCCGGAAAAGGAACGGCTGCAACATGAAAAGCAGGCCCTCGGTTTCTACATCACCGGCCATCCCCTGGCCCGTTTTGCCGAAGACATCAAGCGGCTGGCCACCTGCGACAGCAGTGGCTTGACCGAGCTGAGCGATAAGGCCGAGGTGCGGCTGTGCGGCATGGTGGCCGCCAGCAAGGAGCTGGTGACCAAGAAGGGTGAGCGTATGGCTTTTATCACCCTGGAGGACTTGACCGGTTCGACCGAGGTGGTGGTCTTTCCCGAGGCTTTTCAGGCGGCCGTTGATCTGCTGGCTGCCGAGGAGCCGTTGATGGTGTTTGGTACCCTTGATGCCGGCGAGGAAAGCTGTAAGGTGCTGGCCAGTCAGATTCTGCCCTTGCACGAGGTCAAGCAGCGCCAGACCAGCCGGGTGCGTATCCGCCTGTCCACGCCAGGTCTGACCGAGGATCAGCTGCAGAGCCTCAAGCATACCCTGATGCGTTACAGCGGGGATTGCCCGGTGGAGTTGCAGATGGTGGTGCCCAATCGCAGTGAAACCCGCATCCAGATCGCGCCGGAACTGAGCGTGGTGGCCAGTGACGAACTGTCGCAGGCGGTGGAAAAATTGTTTGGCTATCCGGTTGTCACCTTCGAGTGA
- a CDS encoding phosphomannomutase, with translation MNLTCFKAYDIRGRIPDELDEEVVYRIGRAYAEFVRPQRVVVGHDVRLTSPLLSQALCLGLTEAGVDVYDIGLCGTEEVYFATFHEQMDGGIMITASHNPMDYNGLKLVRQQAQPISADTGLQQIRQLAEAGDFEDPHRFGNVEPLDVRAAYINHLLTYVDSRLLPQGRIVVNAGNGCAGPVLDALAPHLPCELVRVNHQPDGRFPNGIPNPLLPENRSATAQAVLDHQALAGIAWDGDFDRCFLFDEKGQFIEGYYIVGLLAEAFLAKYPGAKIVHDPRLVWNTLDIVAAGAGQAVESKSGHAFIKERMRLENAVYGGEMSAHHYFRDFSYCDSGMIPWLLVLELIARSGKPLSQLVAERIAAYPASGEINREVQQADAALQALKAHYRDQAQAINEVDGLGMDFGRWRFNLRSSNTEPVVRLNVESRADVALMEQKTRELLLWLDSWNARCQNA, from the coding sequence ATGAATCTGACCTGTTTTAAAGCCTACGATATCCGTGGACGCATTCCTGATGAACTGGATGAGGAGGTGGTGTACCGGATCGGTCGCGCTTACGCTGAATTTGTCAGGCCGCAGCGGGTGGTGGTGGGCCACGATGTGCGGCTGACCAGCCCGTTGCTGAGCCAGGCTCTGTGTCTTGGCCTTACCGAGGCTGGTGTCGATGTCTATGATATCGGCCTCTGTGGAACCGAAGAGGTCTATTTTGCCACCTTCCATGAGCAGATGGATGGCGGCATCATGATCACCGCCAGTCACAACCCGATGGATTACAACGGCCTGAAACTGGTGCGGCAACAGGCGCAGCCCATCAGTGCCGATACCGGTCTGCAGCAGATTCGGCAGCTGGCCGAGGCGGGCGATTTTGAGGATCCGCACCGTTTCGGCAACGTGGAGCCCCTGGATGTGCGGGCGGCCTATATCAACCACCTGCTGACCTATGTCGACAGCCGGCTGCTGCCACAAGGCCGGATTGTTGTCAATGCCGGTAATGGCTGTGCCGGTCCGGTGCTTGATGCCCTGGCGCCGCATCTGCCCTGCGAACTGGTGCGGGTCAACCACCAACCCGACGGTCGTTTCCCCAATGGCATTCCCAATCCGCTGCTGCCGGAAAATCGCAGCGCCACGGCTCAGGCGGTGCTCGATCATCAGGCCCTGGCCGGCATCGCCTGGGATGGCGATTTTGACCGTTGTTTCCTGTTCGACGAAAAAGGCCAATTCATCGAAGGCTATTACATTGTTGGTCTGCTGGCCGAGGCGTTTCTGGCAAAGTATCCGGGCGCGAAAATCGTGCATGATCCGCGGCTGGTGTGGAATACCCTGGATATCGTTGCGGCCGGCGCGGGTCAGGCGGTGGAGAGCAAGTCGGGCCACGCCTTCATCAAGGAGCGGATGCGGCTGGAGAATGCCGTTTACGGTGGTGAAATGAGTGCCCACCATTACTTCCGCGATTTTTCCTATTGTGACAGCGGCATGATCCCCTGGCTGCTGGTGCTGGAACTGATAGCGCGCAGCGGCAAGCCTCTGTCGCAGCTGGTGGCGGAGCGCATCGCCGCCTATCCGGCCAGTGGCGAGATCAACCGCGAGGTGCAGCAGGCGGATGCCGCCCTGCAGGCCCTCAAGGCGCACTACCGTGACCAGGCCCAGGCGATTAACGAGGTGGACGGTCTGGGCATGGACTTTGGTCGCTGGCGCTTCAATCTGCGCAGTTCCAATACCGAACCGGTGGTGCGGCTGAATGTGGAATCGCGCGCCGATGTGGCGCTGATGGAGCAGAAAACGCGGGAACTGCTGCTCTGGCTCGACAGCTGGAACGCCCGTTGTCAGAACGCCTGA
- the guaA gene encoding glutamine-hydrolyzing GMP synthase → MFMDLHSEKILILDFGSQYSQLIARRVREAHVYCELHPFDMAITAIRAFAPRGIILSGGPKSVYEAGAPAIAEELFELGVPVLGICYGMQLMTRHFGGQVVPAGKREYGHAELQALGTPGSLFDGFFVEGKSPVWMSHGDHVARVAEGFEVVAATDNAPVCAIQQVERQLYGVQFHPEVNHTPRGELLIDTFVRRICRCSGQWTPGQIIEDAIGRIRAQVGDEQVILGLSGGVDSSVAAALIHRAIGDQLTCVFVDNGLLRLNEGDQVMQTFADNLGVRVIRVDAEDRFLAALAGVTDPEQKRKIIGGLFVDLFEEQSKLLPAARWLAQGTIYPDVIESAGAKTGKAHNIKSHHNVGGLPDYMQLKLLEPLRELFKDEVRAIGEELGLPRAMVWRHPFPGPGLGVRILGEVKKEYADILRQADAIYIEELYRSGHYDKISQAFAVFLPVKSVGVMGDGRTYEYVVALRAVETRDFMTAGWYPMPYADLARISNRIINEVRGVNRVVYDISSKPPATIEWE, encoded by the coding sequence CTGTTCATGGACCTGCACAGCGAAAAAATCCTGATTCTCGACTTCGGCTCGCAGTACAGTCAGCTCATTGCCCGGCGGGTGCGCGAGGCCCACGTCTATTGCGAACTGCACCCCTTCGATATGGCGATCACCGCCATCCGCGCCTTTGCGCCGCGCGGTATCATTCTCTCCGGCGGTCCCAAGTCGGTCTACGAAGCGGGCGCGCCGGCCATTGCCGAGGAGCTGTTTGAGCTGGGCGTGCCGGTGCTGGGCATCTGCTACGGCATGCAGCTGATGACACGTCATTTTGGTGGCCAGGTCGTGCCGGCCGGCAAGCGCGAGTACGGTCATGCCGAGCTGCAGGCCCTGGGTACGCCGGGATCGCTGTTCGACGGCTTTTTTGTCGAAGGCAAAAGCCCGGTGTGGATGAGCCACGGCGACCATGTGGCGCGGGTGGCCGAGGGCTTCGAGGTGGTGGCGGCGACGGATAACGCGCCGGTCTGTGCCATCCAGCAGGTTGAACGCCAGCTCTATGGCGTCCAGTTCCATCCCGAGGTCAACCACACGCCGCGCGGCGAACTGCTGATTGATACCTTTGTGCGGCGGATCTGCCGTTGCAGCGGCCAGTGGACACCGGGCCAGATCATTGAGGATGCCATTGGTCGCATCCGCGCCCAGGTGGGTGACGAGCAGGTCATTCTGGGGCTGTCCGGTGGCGTGGATTCGTCGGTCGCCGCCGCCCTGATCCATCGCGCCATCGGCGACCAGCTGACCTGTGTTTTTGTCGACAATGGTCTGCTGCGCCTCAACGAAGGCGATCAGGTCATGCAGACCTTCGCCGACAACCTGGGGGTGCGGGTCATTCGCGTCGATGCCGAGGACCGTTTTCTGGCAGCCCTGGCCGGCGTGACCGATCCGGAACAAAAACGCAAGATTATTGGCGGTCTGTTTGTCGATCTGTTCGAGGAGCAATCGAAACTGCTGCCCGCCGCCCGCTGGCTGGCACAGGGCACCATCTATCCCGATGTCATCGAATCGGCTGGCGCCAAGACCGGCAAGGCGCACAACATCAAGAGCCATCACAATGTGGGTGGCCTGCCCGACTACATGCAGCTCAAGCTGCTGGAGCCCCTGCGAGAACTGTTCAAGGACGAGGTGCGCGCCATCGGCGAGGAACTGGGCCTGCCCCGTGCCATGGTCTGGCGCCATCCGTTTCCGGGCCCGGGCCTGGGAGTGCGGATTCTGGGTGAGGTGAAGAAGGAATACGCCGACATCCTGCGGCAGGCCGACGCCATCTATATTGAGGAACTCTACCGCAGTGGCCACTATGACAAGATCAGCCAGGCCTTTGCTGTTTTTCTGCCGGTCAAGAGCGTCGGTGTCATGGGCGACGGCCGCACCTACGAATATGTGGTGGCCCTGCGCGCAGTGGAAACCCGCGATTTCATGACTGCCGGCTGGTACCCCATGCCTTACGCCGATCTGGCCCGCATCAGCAACCGCATCATCAACGAGGTCAGGGGCGTCAACCGCGTGGTTTACGATATTTCCAGCAAGCCGCCGGCCACCATTGAGTGGGAATAG
- the guaB gene encoding IMP dehydrogenase — MLDSDLREGLTFDDVLLIPAHSDVLPKQVDLTTQLTARIPLNIPLMSAAMDTVTEARTAICMAREGGIGVIHKNLTPQEQALEVDQVKKSESGMIVDPITMEPQQKIYEALQLMEKYRISGVPVTKNGKLVGILTNRDLRFETKLDQPIENVMTKENLVTVPPGTTLEEAKFHLHKHRIEKLLVVDEDFALKGLITIKDIEKVRKYPLACKDEFGRLRAAAAVGVGGDCYERIELLLKAGVDALVVDTAHGHSQGVLDAVVEIKRSYPNLQIIAGNIATADAAAALIKAGVDAVKVGIGPGSICTTRVVAGVGVPQITAIADVARVTQRAGIPLIADGGIKYSGELPKAITAGADVIMIGSLFAGTDESPGETILYQGRTYKSYRGMGSLGAMKRGSKDRYFQGDVESEVKLVPEGIEGRVPYRGTLSANIHQLIGGLRAGMGYTGCRTIKELQGKARFMRITNAGLRESHVHDVNITHEAPNYRVERPS; from the coding sequence ATGCTTGATTCCGATTTGCGCGAAGGACTGACCTTTGACGATGTCCTCCTGATTCCGGCTCATTCCGACGTGTTGCCCAAGCAAGTGGATCTGACCACCCAGCTGACAGCGCGCATTCCCCTCAATATCCCGCTGATGTCGGCGGCGATGGACACCGTAACCGAGGCCCGCACGGCCATCTGCATGGCGCGCGAAGGCGGCATCGGTGTCATTCACAAGAACCTCACGCCTCAGGAACAGGCGCTGGAGGTGGATCAGGTGAAGAAATCGGAAAGCGGCATGATCGTCGATCCCATTACCATGGAGCCGCAACAGAAGATCTACGAGGCATTGCAGCTGATGGAGAAGTACCGCATCTCCGGGGTGCCGGTGACCAAAAACGGCAAGCTGGTCGGGATTCTGACCAATCGCGACCTGCGCTTTGAAACCAAGCTCGATCAGCCCATCGAAAACGTGATGACCAAGGAAAACCTGGTCACGGTGCCACCGGGCACCACGCTGGAGGAAGCCAAGTTCCACCTGCACAAGCACCGCATTGAGAAACTGCTGGTGGTGGATGAGGATTTCGCCCTCAAGGGCCTGATCACCATCAAGGATATCGAGAAGGTGCGCAAGTATCCGCTGGCCTGCAAGGACGAGTTCGGCCGCCTGCGTGCCGCCGCAGCAGTCGGTGTCGGCGGTGACTGTTACGAGCGCATCGAGCTGCTGCTCAAGGCCGGTGTCGATGCCTTGGTGGTCGATACCGCCCATGGTCATTCCCAGGGCGTGCTCGACGCCGTGGTCGAGATCAAGCGCAGTTATCCCAATCTGCAGATCATCGCCGGCAACATTGCCACCGCGGATGCCGCTGCCGCCCTGATCAAGGCCGGTGTCGACGCGGTCAAGGTCGGCATCGGGCCCGGCTCCATCTGCACCACCCGCGTGGTCGCCGGTGTTGGTGTGCCACAGATCACCGCCATCGCCGATGTGGCCCGGGTGACCCAGCGCGCCGGTATTCCGCTTATCGCAGACGGTGGCATCAAGTATTCCGGTGAGTTGCCCAAGGCCATCACCGCCGGGGCCGATGTCATCATGATCGGTTCGCTGTTTGCCGGTACCGACGAGTCGCCGGGCGAGACCATTCTCTATCAGGGGCGCACCTACAAGTCCTATCGCGGCATGGGCAGTCTGGGCGCAATGAAACGCGGCAGCAAGGACCGTTATTTTCAGGGCGATGTCGAAAGCGAGGTTAAGCTGGTGCCCGAGGGCATCGAAGGTCGCGTACCCTATCGTGGCACCCTGTCAGCCAACATCCATCAGCTGATTGGCGGACTGCGGGCTGGCATGGGCTACACCGGCTGCCGCACCATCAAGGAGCTGCAGGGCAAGGCGCGTTTCATGCGCATTACCAATGCCGGCCTGCGCGAATCCCATGTTCACGATGTCAATATCACTCACGAGGCGCCCAACTACCGGGTCGAGCGGCCGAGCTAG
- a CDS encoding ComEA family DNA-binding protein: MVKPLYRRLTVLLLVLLLSAPLTLWATVPVNINSATIVQLQEIKGIGEKTAEKIVAYREQHGAFTSVDQLCQVQGIGAKSLEKIAPQVCLQ; this comes from the coding sequence ATGGTCAAACCTCTTTATCGCCGTCTCACCGTCCTGCTGCTCGTCCTGCTGCTCAGCGCGCCGCTGACCCTGTGGGCAACAGTGCCCGTCAACATCAACAGCGCCACCATTGTCCAGCTGCAGGAAATCAAGGGCATCGGCGAAAAAACGGCGGAAAAGATCGTTGCCTACCGCGAACAGCATGGCGCCTTCACCAGCGTCGACCAACTGTGTCAGGTTCAGGGCATCGGTGCAAAATCACTGGAGAAGATTGCTCCGCAGGTGTGTCTGCAATAA